One genomic region from Geotoga petraea encodes:
- a CDS encoding DEAD/DEAH box helicase, with product MIKFEELGLSKETLSALKKKGFEEPTPIQEKTIPILMNEDKDVIGQAQTGTGKTAAFGIPIIEDLEHSKSRDVQALILAPTRELAVQVAEEINSLKGSRNLFVLPVYGGASIDHQIRGLKRGADIVVGTPGRVIDHINRGTLKLNSLKYMILDEADEMLNMGFIEDVEKILAETNQNKKMLLFSATMPKKILNLAKRFMKNYEIVTVEEENLTTDLTDQIYFEVRNSDKFESLCRIIDVEKEFYGLVFCRTKVNVENVANKLIDRGYSAEALHGDISQYQRERILRKFKSQNINILVATDVAARGIDINNLTHVINYSLPQNPESYVHRIGRTGRAGQEGTAITFVTPEEYRKLAFIKRYAQTEIRKEKIPEIKDIISIKKQRIQDELKDIVAKNDYEEYMDLAKEMIKENSPEEAIAALIKLSFSDELSEEGYNEIKEVNIDKSGKTRLFVALGREKGYNPKKLAEYIEKETKVDQKKIRDIKIMDNFSFVTVPFEEAEIILGTFQKQKRGRKSLVEKAKPRSGGNNENRGSRSNRSNKNYKKDNARRSYKNKRN from the coding sequence ATGATTAAATTTGAGGAATTAGGTTTAAGTAAAGAAACGTTAAGTGCGTTAAAAAAGAAAGGTTTTGAAGAGCCTACGCCGATTCAGGAAAAAACTATCCCTATCTTGATGAACGAAGATAAAGATGTTATCGGACAGGCTCAAACAGGTACTGGGAAAACAGCAGCCTTTGGTATTCCCATAATTGAAGATTTAGAACATAGTAAAAGTAGAGATGTTCAAGCTTTAATTTTAGCACCTACAAGAGAGTTAGCTGTTCAGGTAGCAGAAGAAATCAATTCGTTAAAAGGTAGCAGAAATCTTTTTGTTCTTCCTGTTTATGGTGGAGCTTCAATAGACCATCAAATAAGAGGCCTTAAAAGAGGTGCTGACATAGTAGTCGGTACTCCTGGAAGAGTCATAGACCATATAAATAGAGGGACATTAAAGTTAAACAGCCTTAAATACATGATTTTGGATGAAGCAGATGAAATGTTGAACATGGGATTTATTGAAGATGTGGAAAAAATCCTTGCAGAAACAAATCAAAATAAAAAGATGCTTTTATTTTCTGCTACAATGCCAAAAAAGATTTTGAATTTGGCAAAAAGATTCATGAAAAATTACGAAATTGTTACTGTGGAAGAAGAGAATTTAACTACAGATCTTACAGATCAGATTTATTTTGAAGTTAGAAATTCAGATAAGTTTGAATCTCTTTGTAGAATTATTGATGTTGAAAAAGAGTTTTATGGGCTTGTTTTCTGTAGAACAAAAGTAAACGTTGAGAATGTAGCCAACAAATTGATTGACAGAGGTTATAGTGCAGAAGCATTACACGGGGATATTTCTCAATATCAAAGAGAAAGAATCTTGAGAAAATTTAAATCTCAAAATATCAACATATTGGTTGCTACTGATGTTGCTGCAAGAGGGATAGACATAAACAACTTAACACATGTAATAAACTATTCTCTACCACAAAATCCTGAATCTTATGTTCACAGAATAGGTAGAACAGGTAGAGCAGGACAAGAAGGCACAGCTATCACTTTTGTTACTCCAGAAGAGTATAGAAAACTTGCATTCATAAAAAGATATGCTCAAACAGAAATCAGAAAAGAAAAGATACCTGAAATTAAAGACATTATTTCAATTAAAAAACAAAGAATTCAAGATGAACTGAAAGATATCGTTGCCAAAAATGATTACGAAGAGTATATGGATTTAGCAAAAGAAATGATTAAAGAAAATTCTCCAGAAGAGGCAATAGCAGCTCTTATAAAATTATCTTTTAGTGATGAACTTTCTGAAGAAGGATACAATGAAATAAAAGAAGTTAACATTGATAAAAGTGGGAAAACCAGATTATTTGTTGCTTTGGGTAGAGAAAAAGGTTACAACCCTAAGAAGTTGGCTGAATACATCGAAAAAGAAACAAAAGTTGATCAAAAGAAAATACGAGACATTAAAATAATGGACAATTTTTCTTTTGTTACAGTTCCTTTTGAAGAAGCAGAAATAATATTGGGAACTTTCCAAAAACAAAAAAGAGGAAGAAAATCTCTTGTTGAAAAAGCTAAACCAAGAAGCGGTGGAAACAATGAAAATAGGGGAAGTAGAAGCAATAGAAGCAACAAGAACTATAAAAAAGATAATGCCAGGAGAAGTTACAAAAATAAAAGAAATTAA
- a CDS encoding HAD family hydrolase: MLEAVIFDMDGVIINSEPLHYEANQQLFDKLGFSVPMNEYSNYIGISTEKMWEDLRDKYDLNENLDTLTDKHRKHTHDFIRKNMNGNEIPGIRKILEELKDKNIKTAVASSSSKDLIETVIKGFDLCQYFDILVSGEEVEKGKPNPDIFIYAAKKLKVNIKNCLVIEDSTNGIKAAKKAGAKCIGFNNPDSHGQDLTKADIVINKFDVLNYDLLKSLFI, translated from the coding sequence ATGCTTGAAGCAGTTATTTTTGATATGGATGGAGTTATTATAAATTCTGAGCCATTACATTACGAAGCGAACCAACAACTATTCGATAAACTTGGCTTTTCAGTACCCATGAATGAATATAGTAATTATATTGGTATTTCCACAGAAAAAATGTGGGAAGATCTAAGAGATAAATATGATTTAAACGAAAACCTTGATACACTGACAGATAAACACAGGAAGCATACCCACGATTTTATAAGAAAAAATATGAATGGGAATGAAATCCCTGGAATAAGAAAGATTTTGGAAGAGTTAAAAGACAAAAACATAAAAACAGCTGTGGCTTCTTCATCTTCCAAAGATTTAATAGAAACAGTTATAAAGGGATTTGATTTATGCCAATATTTTGATATTTTGGTAAGTGGAGAAGAAGTTGAAAAAGGTAAGCCTAACCCTGATATTTTTATTTATGCTGCAAAAAAGCTAAAAGTTAATATTAAAAACTGTTTAGTTATAGAAGATTCTACAAATGGTATAAAAGCCGCAAAAAAGGCTGGTGCTAAGTGCATTGGGTTCAATAACCCAGACTCACATGGACAAGATCTTACAAAAGCAGATATCGTGATAAATAAATTTGATGTATTAAATTATGATTTATTGAAAAGTTTGTTCATATAG
- the ftsH gene encoding ATP-dependent zinc metalloprotease FtsH encodes MANGKRTSNIGVFWIYLILAVIFFFSISQMNTTGPRQIDYSQLINLIEDGQIQRMTIESGGNITLTTTEGVQIKSYAPPLVVDKQYINQIAQNGVEIIYIKSLASNWWFSLLGSLLPIVIIILFWFWLLRPMMNGGAGGTSGMPFGKTTARKYDPKKNKITFDNVAGIDEVKEELQSIVKYLKDPKEFLEIGARMPKGVILVGPPGTGKTLTARAVAGEANVPFFYMSGSDFVELYVGVGASRVRDLFKKAKEEAPSIIFIDELDAVGRQRGAGLGGGNDEREQTLNSLLVEMDGFDNDTNVIVMAATNRPDVLDKALLRPGRFDKKIVIDAPDKKGREEILKLHLKGKKISSDVNPEKLAAKTPGFVGADLENLVNEAALLALREKHNHMTMEDFEEAVERVIAGPARKSRVISEDERKILSYHELGHAFMGYYLDNLDPVQKITIVPRGNSALGYTLLIPEEDKFLNSKSEIVDRISFALGGRAAEELIFEKITTGASDDIKRATDMAKKMIYSLGMSSKLGPSVWQDENDEVFLGRDMTRSKTFSEETSRAIDNEIKSIIFNAYNKAKEILQKNKERLEIMATYLFNNEKISGDLFKELMRKDIDELKNFVKENQNG; translated from the coding sequence ATGGCTAATGGTAAAAGAACTTCTAATATTGGTGTTTTTTGGATATATTTAATTTTAGCGGTAATATTTTTCTTTTCTATATCACAGATGAATACCACAGGGCCAAGGCAAATAGATTATTCTCAACTAATTAATTTGATTGAAGATGGACAAATTCAAAGGATGACTATTGAAAGTGGTGGCAATATAACCCTGACAACCACTGAAGGAGTACAAATAAAGTCGTATGCTCCACCTTTAGTTGTTGATAAGCAGTATATAAACCAAATTGCACAAAATGGAGTTGAAATAATATATATAAAAAGTTTAGCATCAAATTGGTGGTTCAGCCTTTTAGGTTCTTTATTACCAATTGTGATAATCATATTGTTCTGGTTTTGGCTTTTAAGACCTATGATGAATGGAGGAGCTGGCGGAACTTCTGGAATGCCATTTGGAAAAACAACAGCCAGAAAATATGATCCAAAGAAAAATAAAATTACTTTTGATAACGTTGCTGGTATTGATGAAGTAAAAGAAGAACTTCAAAGTATAGTAAAGTATTTAAAAGACCCAAAAGAATTTTTAGAAATCGGAGCACGTATGCCCAAGGGGGTTATTTTGGTTGGACCTCCTGGAACAGGTAAAACTCTTACTGCAAGAGCTGTAGCGGGAGAAGCAAATGTTCCTTTCTTTTACATGAGTGGTTCTGATTTTGTTGAATTGTATGTTGGAGTTGGTGCTTCAAGGGTTAGAGATCTCTTTAAAAAGGCAAAAGAAGAAGCTCCTTCTATAATTTTTATAGATGAACTTGATGCAGTTGGAAGGCAAAGAGGTGCAGGCCTCGGAGGCGGAAACGACGAAAGAGAGCAAACACTTAACTCTTTATTGGTAGAAATGGATGGTTTCGATAACGATACAAACGTTATAGTAATGGCGGCTACAAATAGACCAGATGTTTTGGACAAGGCTCTTTTAAGGCCTGGTAGATTTGATAAAAAAATAGTAATCGATGCTCCAGATAAAAAAGGAAGAGAAGAAATATTGAAACTTCATTTGAAAGGAAAAAAGATTTCAAGTGATGTCAACCCAGAAAAATTGGCTGCAAAAACCCCAGGGTTTGTTGGTGCTGACTTGGAAAACTTGGTCAACGAAGCAGCTTTGTTAGCTTTAAGAGAAAAACATAATCACATGACCATGGAAGATTTTGAAGAAGCAGTAGAAAGAGTTATAGCCGGCCCGGCAAGAAAGTCAAGAGTAATATCCGAAGATGAAAGAAAAATTCTTTCTTATCACGAACTTGGCCATGCTTTCATGGGCTATTATTTAGATAATTTGGACCCTGTACAGAAAATTACCATTGTTCCAAGAGGTAATTCAGCACTTGGATACACACTTTTAATCCCTGAAGAAGACAAATTCTTGAACTCAAAATCGGAAATTGTGGATAGAATTTCTTTTGCCTTAGGTGGAAGAGCTGCTGAAGAATTGATTTTTGAAAAAATTACAACAGGAGCTTCAGATGATATCAAAAGGGCTACCGATATGGCAAAAAAAATGATCTATTCTTTGGGTATGAGTAGCAAATTGGGTCCTTCTGTCTGGCAAGATGAAAATGATGAAGTTTTCTTAGGTAGAGATATGACAAGGAGCAAAACCTTTTCAGAGGAAACTTCAAGAGCTATTGATAATGAAATAAAAAGCATCATTTTCAATGCATATAACAAGGCTAAAGAAATACTTCAAAAAAATAAAGAAAGATTGGAAATTATGGCTACTTATCTTTTTAACAACGAAAAAATATCTGGAGATTTATTTAAAGAATTGATGAGAAAAGACATTGATGAATTAAAAAACTTTGTTAAAGAAAATCAAAATGGATAG